The following coding sequences are from one Halobacteriovorax sp. JY17 window:
- a CDS encoding SufE family protein: protein MNTIDNRVEALVEKFSNFTNWEDKYKAIIGLGKELSELPEEHRLESNKVKGCQSQVWLHAELRGDKVVFMADSDASIVKGIIALLLSVYSDATPDEILATKPEFLETIGLRQHLSMSRANGLSSMVKQISVYALAFKTKISLGL, encoded by the coding sequence ATGAATACCATTGATAACAGGGTCGAAGCGTTAGTAGAGAAGTTTTCTAATTTCACTAATTGGGAAGATAAGTATAAAGCAATTATAGGTCTAGGTAAGGAGTTGAGTGAGCTTCCAGAGGAGCATAGACTCGAATCAAATAAAGTAAAGGGTTGTCAGAGTCAGGTCTGGCTACATGCTGAGCTCCGTGGTGATAAAGTGGTTTTCATGGCCGATAGTGATGCCTCTATTGTTAAAGGAATTATAGCACTTCTCTTAAGTGTCTATTCCGACGCAACTCCTGATGAGATTCTTGCAACAAAACCTGAATTTCTAGAGACTATTGGTCTTAGACAACACCTCTCTATGAGTCGCGCGAATGGACTTAGTTCTATGGTTAAACAGATCTCTGTGTACGCGCTTGCATTTAAAACAAAGATTAGCTTAGGACTCTAG
- a CDS encoding helix-turn-helix transcriptional regulator, which produces MRIDELRLSKIIMCARKRKGITQSEVSSITGITQGTLSKIESFQCSVSAKHWFLLSKVLDIPADSVWTGFIDRGIKPTSETQKNVFKLPKKYFNHAYSSVKEIIPIIKYTCEKQGQDQFDLFLQKVKVSDLIFVDLNNKINFLFICDLLNHFYGDQLSDDLFKDISKHSKVEEFHGVHSCEYQKKNTSLNLLKVFLENAPFYQDAYKYKITEKSNQSIQFEMEPNEFAMENILKVQNILIPFKKAYLEDFSRIDDRTKLELTLDKSTDNGGAKFTATTMII; this is translated from the coding sequence ATGAGAATTGACGAATTAAGACTATCTAAAATCATCATGTGCGCGAGAAAGAGAAAGGGAATAACTCAATCAGAAGTTTCATCTATCACTGGGATAACGCAGGGAACACTTTCAAAAATAGAGTCTTTTCAATGCTCAGTCTCAGCTAAACACTGGTTTCTATTAAGTAAAGTTCTCGACATTCCAGCAGACTCAGTGTGGACTGGATTTATAGACAGAGGGATTAAGCCAACTTCTGAAACACAGAAGAACGTTTTTAAATTACCTAAGAAGTACTTCAATCACGCCTATTCTTCAGTTAAAGAAATCATCCCCATCATCAAGTATACCTGTGAAAAACAGGGACAAGATCAATTTGATCTTTTTTTGCAGAAAGTCAAAGTCTCTGACCTTATTTTTGTTGACCTAAATAATAAAATCAATTTTCTCTTCATTTGTGATCTCTTAAATCACTTCTATGGAGACCAATTGTCTGATGATTTATTCAAAGACATCTCCAAGCACTCTAAAGTTGAAGAGTTTCATGGTGTCCATTCTTGTGAATATCAAAAGAAGAATACGAGCTTAAATCTGCTGAAAGTTTTCCTAGAAAATGCTCCTTTCTACCAAGATGCTTATAAGTATAAAATTACAGAAAAATCAAATCAATCTATTCAATTCGAGATGGAGCCAAATGAATTTGCCATGGAGAATATTCTTAAAGTTCAAAATATTCTAATTCCATTTAAGAAAGCCTACTTAGAAGATTTTTCTAGAATTGATGACAGAACTAAACTCGAATTAACTTTAGATAAAAGTACAGATAATGGTGGTGCTAAATTTACTGCGACAACAATGATTATCTAA
- a CDS encoding flagellar hook protein FlgE gives MSLFQNLNITSNTSNQLGKKLEIVGDNINNAGTNGFKGSRAEFSEMLNTASMGADGGNQVGAGAVMDNSTRDLSQGTLAHSNSATDLAIDGNGLFAVDTPFGQAYTRDGSFHFDKEGFLVTSDGHKVLGFNGDEGKEANVVAPLQLANGNMNSTATSNVSLTMNLDAREDVKVFDPQNPRETSSFERSITVLDAKGEQQSLNLYFTKTANGNWSYNAVAKGSDLEPAVEGNVLVGTGTVTFDQKGVMQNDSGLEATTVFKGGEEQTINFSLTSKGVATTQFGTDSSVSSNVRDGSTSGSVVGLGFDQGGAMTIRYDNGESRQLGKVAVAKFTNEQGLRKIGQNLYVGNQTSGQVSLGQSGKNGRGDIKTNAIEQSNVDITDNFVDMMKTQKSFSANSQAMGAIDSLLQNVIGLR, from the coding sequence ATGAGTCTATTTCAAAATCTAAACATCACTAGTAATACCTCAAATCAACTTGGAAAGAAGTTGGAAATTGTAGGTGATAATATTAATAATGCTGGAACAAATGGTTTTAAAGGAAGTAGAGCTGAGTTTTCAGAGATGCTCAATACAGCTTCCATGGGAGCTGACGGAGGAAATCAAGTCGGTGCTGGTGCAGTGATGGATAACTCCACAAGAGACTTAAGTCAGGGAACTTTGGCCCACTCAAATTCTGCTACTGATTTGGCCATTGATGGAAATGGTCTTTTCGCGGTTGATACTCCTTTTGGTCAAGCTTATACAAGAGATGGCTCTTTTCACTTTGATAAAGAAGGCTTTCTAGTGACAAGTGATGGACATAAGGTTCTAGGTTTTAATGGTGATGAAGGAAAGGAAGCAAATGTAGTTGCACCTCTTCAATTGGCCAATGGGAATATGAACTCAACGGCAACTTCTAATGTCAGTCTTACGATGAACTTAGATGCAAGAGAAGATGTGAAGGTCTTTGATCCGCAAAACCCTAGAGAGACTAGTAGCTTTGAGAGATCTATCACGGTTCTAGATGCTAAAGGTGAGCAGCAATCTCTTAATCTCTATTTTACAAAAACGGCTAATGGAAATTGGTCTTATAATGCCGTGGCAAAAGGTTCTGATTTAGAGCCCGCTGTTGAAGGAAATGTTCTTGTCGGAACAGGTACTGTAACTTTTGATCAAAAGGGAGTCATGCAAAATGATTCTGGATTAGAGGCGACAACAGTATTTAAAGGCGGTGAAGAGCAGACGATTAATTTTAGTTTAACAAGTAAGGGTGTAGCGACAACACAATTTGGAACTGACTCAAGTGTGAGCTCTAATGTTCGTGATGGAAGCACTAGTGGCTCAGTGGTAGGACTTGGTTTTGATCAAGGCGGAGCGATGACCATTCGTTATGATAACGGAGAAAGTAGACAGCTTGGAAAAGTTGCCGTCGCAAAATTTACAAATGAGCAGGGGTTAAGAAAAATAGGTCAAAATCTCTATGTTGGAAATCAAACTTCTGGTCAAGTTTCTCTAGGACAGAGTGGAAAGAATGGTAGAGGTGATATTAAAACAAATGCAATCGAGCAATCTAATGTTGATATTACTGATAATTTTGTCGACATGATGAAGACTCAGAAAAGTTTTTCCGCAAACTCTCAGGCCATGGGTGCAATTGATAGTTTACTTCAGAACGTGATAGGTCTTAGATAA
- the ahpF gene encoding alkyl hydroperoxide reductase subunit F, with protein MLDSQILDQLKSVYEKLENDIELVYYHSTHGKQDELVEMLEGVASTSDRISVSQTKETSSAPAFFIKYNGSANGISFKGIPGGHEFTSLILAILNSDQKGKLPDAGIISRIKKIKGEIKLNTYISLSCENCPEVVQSLNLISILNSNISHQMIDGEFEQEEIERLKIQGVPSVMFGDELISSGKTNLSSLLSKLEEKFGVEDSSPEDKDLGEFDVVVVGGGPAGASAAIYSARKGLKTVVIAEKVGGQVQDTKGIENLISVSYTEGPQLAAKLVEHMNEYNIEILEHRLVKSINNNGVKEVLLNSGEFLKTKSLIIATGAKWRELGIDGEKEYTGRGVAYCPHCDGPYYKGKDVAVIGGGNSGVEAAIDLAGIVKSVTLFEFLPDLKADEVLVKKLESLSNVNIIRNARTSKVVGDGEKVVALEYENRESGEFHEQSLDGVFVQIGLSPNSFFVKDIIETNKFGEIVIDNKCRTSVKGIYAAGDVTTVPYKQIIISMGEGAKAALAAFEDNMTS; from the coding sequence ATGTTAGACTCACAGATATTAGATCAGTTAAAAAGTGTTTATGAAAAACTAGAAAATGATATTGAACTTGTATATTATCACTCAACTCATGGGAAGCAAGACGAGTTGGTGGAGATGCTTGAGGGGGTTGCCTCAACTTCTGATAGAATATCTGTTAGTCAAACTAAGGAGACTTCTTCTGCGCCAGCTTTCTTTATAAAGTACAATGGTAGCGCCAACGGTATTTCTTTTAAGGGAATTCCTGGTGGACATGAGTTTACTTCGCTGATACTTGCCATATTAAATTCTGATCAAAAGGGAAAACTTCCTGATGCTGGGATTATTTCAAGGATTAAGAAAATAAAAGGAGAGATTAAGCTTAATACTTACATTTCTCTTTCTTGTGAAAACTGTCCTGAAGTTGTTCAGTCTCTAAATCTTATTTCGATTCTAAACTCTAATATCAGTCATCAAATGATTGACGGAGAGTTTGAGCAAGAAGAAATTGAAAGACTCAAAATTCAAGGAGTTCCAAGTGTGATGTTTGGGGACGAATTAATAAGTTCTGGGAAAACTAATCTATCTTCTCTTTTATCAAAGTTAGAAGAGAAATTTGGAGTAGAAGATTCGTCGCCTGAAGATAAGGACCTTGGAGAGTTCGATGTCGTAGTTGTTGGAGGGGGGCCTGCTGGTGCTTCTGCTGCAATCTACTCCGCTCGAAAAGGACTCAAGACTGTTGTTATTGCTGAAAAAGTAGGTGGACAAGTTCAAGATACGAAGGGGATAGAAAATCTCATCTCTGTTTCTTATACTGAAGGTCCACAACTTGCGGCAAAACTTGTTGAACATATGAATGAATATAATATTGAAATTCTTGAACACAGACTTGTAAAAAGTATTAATAATAATGGTGTTAAAGAGGTTTTACTTAATAGTGGAGAGTTTTTAAAAACAAAATCTCTTATTATCGCTACTGGAGCCAAGTGGAGAGAACTTGGTATTGATGGGGAAAAAGAGTACACAGGGCGTGGAGTTGCCTATTGTCCTCATTGCGATGGGCCTTATTATAAAGGAAAGGATGTTGCTGTTATTGGAGGAGGAAACTCTGGGGTTGAAGCCGCAATTGATTTGGCCGGAATCGTTAAGTCGGTGACTCTCTTTGAGTTTCTTCCGGATTTAAAAGCAGATGAAGTACTCGTGAAGAAATTAGAGTCTCTTTCTAATGTAAATATTATTAGAAACGCAAGAACTTCTAAAGTCGTTGGCGATGGAGAGAAGGTTGTCGCTCTTGAATATGAAAATAGAGAGAGTGGTGAATTTCATGAGCAAAGCTTAGATGGAGTCTTCGTTCAAATTGGACTAAGTCCAAATAGTTTCTTTGTTAAAGATATTATTGAAACTAATAAGTTTGGTGAGATCGTCATTGATAATAAGTGTAGAACTAGTGTTAAAGGAATCTATGCCGCAGGAGATGTGACAACAGTTCCTTATAAGCAAATAATTATTTCGATGGGTGAAGGGGCGAAAGCAGCACTTGCCGCCTTTGAAGACAATATGACCTCTTAG
- a CDS encoding response regulator yields the protein MEKNTIDCLIIDDDPGICRVLKAYCENLGVFRNIIVANDGVAGCNKLRNQKFGLVLLDINMPKKNGIDVLLDFGKDHLNGFDDVVIVSGELDKDKITAIMSAGIKSFLIKPFTEAQFQEKVLPIIKKNLQVTKSK from the coding sequence ATGGAAAAGAATACAATAGATTGTCTCATTATTGATGATGACCCAGGAATTTGCAGAGTGCTAAAGGCCTACTGTGAAAATCTTGGAGTCTTTAGAAATATCATAGTGGCCAACGATGGTGTGGCCGGTTGTAATAAACTTAGAAATCAGAAATTCGGCCTTGTTCTTCTAGATATCAATATGCCTAAGAAGAATGGAATTGATGTTCTCTTAGACTTTGGAAAAGATCATCTAAATGGTTTTGACGATGTAGTTATTGTCTCAGGTGAATTAGATAAAGATAAAATAACAGCAATCATGTCAGCTGGAATAAAGAGTTTTCTGATTAAGCCTTTTACGGAAGCTCAATTTCAAGAAAAGGTTCTCCCTATAATAAAGAAGAACCTGCAAGTTACCAAATCAAAGTGA
- the hemB gene encoding porphobilinogen synthase — MMTYRPRRNRSSKSIRNLVRENILTTNDLIAPLFVIEGENSSIAIDSMPGQARLSVDLLVKEVVELWNLGIPCVSLFPALDDSKKDKYATESYNDNGLFQRAIRAVKEACPEILIMTDVAMDPYSSDGHDGVVADNGEILNDETLEILANMAISQARAGSDIIGPSDMMDGRVGYIRDALDDAGFTETLIMSYTAKYASAFYGPFRDALDSAPKSGDKKTYQMDYANKREAIRETILDEQEGADILMVKPGLSYLDIISDMRANTTLPIAAYNVSGEYAMVKAASERGWIDGEAVMMEMLMAFKRAGCDMILTYFAKEAALVLNR; from the coding sequence ATGATGACGTATAGACCAAGAAGAAATAGAAGTTCAAAGAGTATTCGAAATCTAGTTAGAGAAAATATTTTAACGACTAATGACCTCATTGCTCCTCTCTTTGTTATCGAGGGGGAGAACTCGTCGATTGCTATTGATTCTATGCCTGGTCAAGCGAGACTAAGTGTTGATCTACTAGTGAAAGAAGTTGTTGAACTTTGGAATTTAGGAATTCCATGTGTGTCTCTCTTTCCAGCGCTAGATGATTCTAAGAAAGATAAGTACGCTACAGAATCTTACAACGATAATGGACTCTTTCAAAGGGCCATAAGAGCAGTGAAAGAAGCTTGTCCTGAAATTCTTATTATGACTGACGTCGCAATGGATCCTTACTCAAGTGATGGTCACGATGGAGTTGTTGCGGACAATGGTGAAATTTTAAATGATGAAACTCTAGAAATTTTAGCCAATATGGCAATCTCTCAAGCGAGAGCAGGCAGTGATATCATCGGCCCTTCAGATATGATGGACGGGCGAGTAGGATATATTAGAGATGCTTTAGATGATGCAGGTTTCACAGAGACTTTAATCATGTCTTATACTGCTAAGTACGCTTCAGCTTTCTATGGACCATTTAGAGATGCTCTAGACTCAGCACCTAAGAGTGGCGATAAGAAGACTTATCAAATGGATTATGCAAATAAGCGCGAGGCCATTAGAGAGACTATTCTAGACGAGCAAGAAGGGGCCGATATCTTAATGGTAAAGCCCGGACTAAGCTATCTTGATATTATTAGTGATATGAGAGCAAATACAACTCTTCCAATTGCCGCTTATAACGTGAGCGGAGAGTATGCCATGGTTAAGGCCGCTAGTGAGCGTGGTTGGATTGATGGTGAAGCTGTGATGATGGAAATGCTAATGGCCTTTAAAAGAGCGGGCTGCGATATGATTCTCACTTACTTCGCAAAAGAAGCCGCACTCGTTTTAAATAGATAA
- a CDS encoding MBL fold metallo-hydrolase, which translates to MVFSKEISVRPLFEKESSTYTYIVYDNESLDGLIIDPVKETFERDLRIIKELGLKIHWTLETHLHADHVTSAYSFSKELGAKIGLSQRALVDCTAATCLNDEEVVKISKNLSFKFLETPGHTNCSASILVDNFLFSGDTLLIRGCGRTDFQEGSNESLYKSVREKLFTLSDETIVFPGHNYGGEFMTTIGEEKKYNPRLKLTNTLSDFSEIMDNLNLSYPAKIDIALPSNRLCGKEVNS; encoded by the coding sequence ATGGTATTTTCAAAAGAAATTTCAGTAAGACCATTATTTGAAAAAGAGTCATCTACTTACACATATATTGTTTATGATAACGAGAGTTTAGATGGTCTTATTATCGACCCAGTGAAAGAAACTTTTGAGCGCGACCTAAGAATTATTAAAGAGCTTGGGCTTAAGATACATTGGACTCTTGAGACCCACTTACACGCAGATCATGTGACAAGTGCTTATAGCTTTTCAAAAGAATTAGGGGCCAAGATAGGGCTCTCTCAACGTGCTCTTGTAGATTGTACTGCCGCAACTTGCCTCAACGATGAAGAGGTGGTGAAAATTTCCAAGAATTTAAGTTTTAAATTTCTAGAAACGCCGGGACATACGAATTGTTCGGCTTCAATTCTAGTAGATAATTTTCTTTTCTCTGGAGATACTCTCTTGATTAGAGGTTGTGGGCGTACGGACTTTCAAGAAGGTTCTAATGAATCACTTTATAAGAGCGTTAGAGAAAAACTCTTCACATTAAGTGATGAAACCATAGTTTTCCCGGGACATAATTATGGGGGAGAGTTTATGACAACAATTGGTGAGGAGAAGAAGTATAATCCTCGCTTAAAGTTAACAAATACACTTTCTGATTTTTCTGAAATTATGGATAATTTAAACCTTTCATATCCTGCAAAAATTGATATCGCTCTTCCTTCAAATAGACTGTGTGGAAAGGAAGTTAATTCATGA
- a CDS encoding serine protease — translation MNLKRCFSLLIMTCALLTTSTFGAPKVVYGEDNRVESQEFSDQRFVDASASVAGMVWSKNLTPSKFNSEEFDFKQLPMRLYYNVCKEEPFSEQVTLPTCTAFLVGPDLLLTAGHCVNDETQCKENTWIFDYVKGTKTIKKENTYACKKIIDRKLVTSSKSVKDYALIQLDRPVEEREPLKMRISGRVKSKTPLVVIGHPVGLPMKIADGAKVSGINLSDFLHPFRAFKKSKNYFITNTDTYMGNSGSPVFNDKTGLVEGILIQGKKDFYYTDKDCLRSIHYSEKSKDSDEKVFKILKVENLQSEIKKSYQRSNR, via the coding sequence ATGAATTTAAAGCGCTGCTTTTCCCTATTGATAATGACCTGTGCTCTTCTAACAACTTCTACTTTTGGAGCTCCAAAAGTCGTTTACGGTGAAGACAATCGCGTAGAAAGTCAGGAGTTCTCAGACCAACGCTTTGTAGATGCCTCTGCCTCTGTGGCGGGAATGGTTTGGAGTAAGAATTTAACTCCATCGAAATTTAACTCTGAAGAATTCGACTTCAAACAACTTCCCATGAGACTTTATTATAATGTTTGCAAGGAAGAACCATTTAGTGAACAAGTCACACTTCCAACATGTACTGCTTTTCTCGTTGGCCCCGACCTTCTTCTAACAGCTGGTCACTGTGTGAATGATGAAACTCAATGTAAAGAAAATACTTGGATCTTTGACTACGTGAAGGGAACAAAGACTATCAAAAAAGAAAATACTTATGCGTGCAAGAAAATCATTGATAGAAAACTTGTGACGAGCTCAAAGAGTGTTAAAGATTACGCCCTCATTCAACTCGATAGACCAGTAGAAGAAAGAGAGCCATTAAAAATGAGAATCTCAGGAAGGGTCAAGAGTAAAACTCCCCTCGTTGTCATTGGTCATCCAGTGGGACTTCCAATGAAAATTGCCGACGGTGCAAAGGTGAGTGGAATTAATCTTTCGGACTTTCTCCACCCATTTAGAGCTTTCAAAAAGAGCAAGAATTATTTCATTACTAATACTGATACTTATATGGGAAATAGTGGCTCACCTGTTTTTAATGATAAGACCGGTTTAGTTGAAGGTATACTCATTCAAGGGAAGAAAGATTTCTATTATACGGACAAAGACTGCTTACGCTCTATTCACTACAGTGAAAAATCTAAAGATTCAGATGAGAAAGTTTTCAAAATTTTAAAAGTTGAAAACCTACAATCAGAAATTAAGAAATCTTATCAGAGATCTAATAGATAA
- the ahpC gene encoding alkyl hydroperoxide reductase subunit C, with amino-acid sequence MQTLINSKIQEFSVQAYQNEDFKTVTEKDLLGKWSILFFYPADFTFVCPTELGDMADRYAEFQKMGVEVYSISTDTHFTHKAWHDTSETIKKVTYPMLADPTGKLTRAFGVHIEEEGLAYRGTFLINPAGEIKLAEVNDNGIGRNADELMRKVQAAQFIAEHPDEVCPAKWKQGGETLKPGLDLVGKI; translated from the coding sequence ATGCAGACTTTAATCAATTCAAAAATTCAAGAATTTAGTGTTCAGGCCTATCAAAATGAAGACTTCAAAACGGTCACAGAAAAAGATCTTCTAGGAAAGTGGTCAATTCTATTTTTCTACCCTGCTGACTTTACTTTTGTTTGTCCAACAGAGCTTGGAGATATGGCAGATAGGTACGCTGAGTTCCAAAAAATGGGTGTAGAAGTTTACTCTATTTCTACCGATACTCACTTCACTCATAAAGCGTGGCACGACACTTCTGAAACTATTAAGAAAGTTACTTACCCAATGTTAGCTGATCCTACAGGAAAGCTTACAAGAGCATTTGGTGTTCATATTGAAGAGGAAGGACTTGCTTATAGAGGAACTTTTCTCATCAACCCTGCAGGAGAAATTAAGCTTGCTGAAGTTAATGATAACGGAATTGGAAGAAATGCTGATGAGCTTATGAGAAAAGTTCAAGCCGCTCAGTTTATAGCAGAGCACCCAGATGAGGTTTGTCCTGCTAAGTGGAAACAAGGTGGAGAGACTCTCAAGCCAGGTCTTGATCTTGTAGGTAAAATTTAG
- a CDS encoding mechanosensitive ion channel family protein: protein MTKIILLFSIIIFHVNSFAANYPTASLESPRSTMNYFLKTMKGFKKGDHEGLTLATLALNQSELDPTARESTAKLAAKRLINTLDRLEYIDISKIPQVSKTQTLWIYKQERIIQNNKESFLEISIGLDKDKKWRFTPQTLASIEEFEQTVRKNSVAKGVIELTSWKEKLKKFFPAWTAQRSFLLLNGQWIALFALVFFGHIFEKLIRLLIIARVKTIFANQNIHFTQHREGFFSPQGFFFFSIFWIFGLELLELPDAILGPLLRIGYIAFTVAAVFTTSQVVDVICQYLEKKALESENKFDDVLIPLIRKSAKFLVYCFGLIFIGDSLTIDMKNILAGLGIGGIAFALAAKDTISNLFGSLTVLLDRPFSIGDWIVIDSKVEGTVVEVGLRSTRIKTFYDSIISVPNGSLINASVDNLGKRTYRRYNTKIGVQYDTPVEKIEAFCEGIRQIILAHKWTRKDYFHVYFNSMGDSSLQILLYLFWRVPDWSAELQERHRLLIDILRLGRELGIEFAFPTQTLHIFNEEQKALDSCDFESLVYGKDLASKITETPMSTKHHRSGKALNDEISL from the coding sequence ATGACTAAGATCATACTTCTTTTCTCAATAATTATTTTTCATGTAAACTCTTTCGCCGCCAACTACCCAACAGCAAGTCTTGAATCTCCAAGATCCACCATGAATTACTTCTTAAAAACGATGAAGGGATTTAAAAAAGGTGATCACGAAGGACTCACTCTAGCGACCTTGGCGCTAAATCAATCTGAGCTCGATCCTACCGCCAGAGAATCTACCGCCAAACTTGCGGCAAAGAGGTTAATAAATACACTCGACCGATTAGAATACATAGACATTAGTAAAATTCCACAGGTCTCAAAAACACAGACTCTTTGGATTTATAAGCAAGAGAGAATTATTCAAAATAATAAAGAGTCCTTCTTGGAAATTTCTATTGGACTCGATAAAGATAAGAAATGGCGCTTCACTCCTCAGACTCTCGCTAGTATTGAAGAATTTGAACAAACTGTTCGAAAGAATTCTGTTGCTAAAGGTGTTATCGAACTTACTTCATGGAAAGAAAAACTTAAAAAATTCTTTCCTGCATGGACTGCGCAAAGATCCTTTCTACTCTTAAATGGTCAGTGGATTGCTCTCTTTGCTCTAGTCTTCTTTGGTCATATTTTTGAAAAGCTTATCCGCCTCTTAATCATTGCAAGAGTAAAGACTATTTTTGCCAATCAGAATATTCACTTCACTCAACACAGAGAAGGATTTTTCTCACCGCAAGGATTTTTCTTCTTTTCTATTTTTTGGATTTTCGGTCTAGAGTTACTAGAACTTCCTGATGCGATTTTGGGACCACTCCTTAGAATTGGCTATATCGCCTTTACAGTGGCGGCCGTTTTTACGACGTCACAAGTAGTAGATGTGATCTGCCAATACCTAGAGAAGAAGGCCCTTGAATCAGAAAATAAATTTGATGATGTCCTCATTCCTCTTATTAGAAAGTCAGCTAAGTTTCTTGTCTACTGTTTTGGACTTATCTTCATTGGAGACTCCCTAACAATTGACATGAAGAATATCTTGGCCGGTCTCGGGATTGGGGGAATCGCCTTTGCTCTTGCGGCCAAGGATACAATCTCTAACCTCTTTGGTTCTCTCACTGTTCTTCTCGACCGCCCATTTAGCATTGGAGACTGGATTGTCATAGACTCAAAAGTCGAAGGTACAGTTGTTGAAGTAGGACTTAGGTCAACTCGAATTAAAACATTCTACGACTCAATTATCTCAGTTCCTAATGGATCGCTCATAAATGCGAGTGTTGATAATCTAGGAAAGAGAACTTACAGAAGATATAATACAAAGATTGGAGTTCAGTATGATACTCCTGTTGAAAAGATTGAGGCCTTCTGTGAAGGAATCAGGCAAATTATTCTCGCCCATAAGTGGACAAGAAAAGATTACTTCCATGTCTACTTTAATTCCATGGGAGACTCTAGCCTTCAAATCCTCCTCTACCTCTTCTGGCGCGTTCCCGATTGGAGCGCAGAGCTTCAAGAGAGGCATAGACTACTCATTGATATCCTTCGCCTCGGTAGAGAATTGGGAATAGAATTTGCCTTTCCAACTCAAACTCTTCATATTTTCAATGAAGAGCAAAAGGCCTTAGACAGTTGTGACTTTGAAAGCTTGGTTTACGGAAAAGATCTCGCTTCAAAGATTACTGAAACTCCAATGAGTACGAAGCATCATAGAAGTGGGAAAGCTCTCAACGACGAAATTTCACTTTGA